CGGCGCGTTTCTCGTGTGCGGGGCGGTGGGCGGCATTCTTACGGCCGGCCAGCACCTGATGCAGGGTGCTGCGGATGGTTGGTTTCTCCGGCGTTGCCGGTTTTTTGGTCTTTTTACGGGCCATGCGTTTTTCCTGTAGAGAAGTTACGGGTGCTTTGCGAGCCACTCGGTGATCCAGCGGGCCACCTGATCGCTTTTGGCGTAAGTCATGTCGAGGTGGGCCGCGCCGGGCAGGGTGTGCAGCGTCAAGTCTTTGATGTGCCCCTCGGCGTACTGCTGGAAGTCCTGATCGGTGGTCACGCCGTTCTGCGCGGTAATGCCCAGCAGGGGCAGGGTCACGGCGGCGTTGTACAGCACCGGCAGGGTCTGTTCGTAGGGAGTGCCGGTGGTGCTGAGGCGGGCGGCCGCCACGTCCAGCGCCAGTTTTTGCGGAAAGTACCACTCGGTGGCGTCGCTGAGCGGCAGCCAGAAGCGCCGGGCGAAATCCTGCGCTTCGCTGAGGCTCTGCGCATCGCCCTGCCATCCGATGAGCTCCTCCGGGTCTTGTGGCCCCTCGATGCGCTGGCTGTCCTGGCCGCCCAGAAAGCGCGGCAGTGGGTTGGGCGTCTCGCGGACGTTGGTGGCGCGTCCGGTGGTCAGCGCCAGGAACGGCACGAAGGTGTAACGCTGCGAGATGGTGGTCATGGCAGCGGCCAGGTTGGTGGCCGGCCACTTCAGGAAGGCGCCCGGGGGCGCAGGGGCCTGCGGGTACTGCGCGGCCAGGCGGGCCTGCGCGGCGGCGCGGCTGGCCAGTTGTGGCCCATAGAAAAAGGTGTTCACGTAGGGCGCGCTGGCCAGGTTGTCGATGCCGGGAATGGGGCCGATCATGTTGCTGGCGCCCTGCTGGTACTCCTGCGGGGTAACCGCATTGCCGCTCAGCAGGCCAGGGTAACCGTCCAGCATCACCAGGCCGCGCACGTCGTCGTAGCCGCGCTGGCCGCCAAAATCGTAGGCGGCGTACAGGCCGCTCAGGGCCGCGCCCAGCGAGTGACCGCCGATGAACACCCGGGGCGTGAGTTTCCTGGCTTCCTGCACGGCGGCGCGCCAGTCGTTCAGGGTGACGTTCAGGCCCCAGTCCTTCATGTAGGCGACCTTCTCGGCCGGCAGTACGGGCAGCCCCTCGCGCGCCAGCGTTTCCAGTTGCGCCCGTGACGCGAACCGGACGCGGTTTTGCGGTTCCAGCAGGTTGGAACGCCGGTCGACCGCCCACACCGCCACTTTCGGGTCGAGGGCCACGATCTGCCGGGCCAGCCGGTCGAAACTGCCCGCCCCGCCCAGATAGCCGGGCATCAGCAGCAGCACCGTCCCTGGGGTTTTGGAACCGTAGCGCAGGGTAATGCTGACATTCAGATTGGCGGGGGTGCCCGCGACGCTCAGGCCGGGGCGAAGGACGCGCTGCACCGGCACCCGTTGCAGGGCCGGTTCGGTGGGAGCCGCCCGGGCGAGAGTGAGAGAAGTCAACCCCAGCAGGGTCAGGGCAAGACGCTTCATGCTTCCATCCTGACGGGCCGGGGCGAAAGGCGTGTTGAGGCTCACTTTATCTCCTGATGCTGCTGGATCTTCCGCAACTGGTGAAAGCGCCCGGCCAGGGCCTGCCACGGCCCCAGTTGAAAGTGGTTGTGCCCCAGCGGACTGGTGGAAGGCAGCACCCACACCTCGGCGCCCTCCAGCCTGAAGTCCTGCTGGCCGTAAGGCAGCTTCGCGGTGGGCTGCCCCAGCGTTTCGGAGGCGCCGCGCTTGCTGGTGAAAGCCACCAGCGCCGGGCGGTACTGAATAATCTTCTGGCGCAGTTCGTCGGGGCGCCAGGCCTCGCCCGGCAACGCGGCGTCCACGCCCGAGTGCCGCTTGGCGACATCGGTCAGGCCGATCCCGAATCCAGGCAGCAAGGGAAACTCGTGCGGCGCCAGTTGCCGGGGGGTCAGGCCCACATCGAAAAGCGTGCGCCAGAACTTGTTCATCGGGTTGGCGTAGTACGCCCGGCGCGCCGCGCTGATCTTGCTGGGGGCCGTGCCTACCAGCACCAGCGTCAGGCCCGCTTGCAACACGTCCGGCACCAGGTATTCGCCGCCCCCCGTGAGGTCGGGCGCCCCGGAACGGCCAGCTTCAGTCATCGTCGTACCGCTCTTCTTTGAAGGGATCGCCGCGCATGTGGTAGCCGTTTTCTTCCCAGAAGCCGGGACGGTCTTCCCCCATGAACTCCAGTTCGGTGAGCCATTTCGCCGACTTCCAGAAGTAAAGGTGCGGCACCACCAGGCGCAGCGGGCCGCCGTGCTCCGGGTCGAGCGGTTCGCCCTCGTACGTGTGCGCCAGCAGGTTCTCGGGGCGGGTGAAGTCGTCCAGGCTGAGGTTGGTGCTGTAGCCGCCCACGCTGCGCTGCATCACGTGCGTCGCGCTAGGATCAACCTGCACCTGGGCCATCAGGTCCGTGACGCGCACGCCGGTCCAGGTGGTGTCCAGCTTGCTCCAGTGCGTCACGCAGTGAATGTCGTAGGTCAGGGTGGTCTGCGGCAGGGCCAGCAGATCCGCCCAGGTGAATTCGCGCGGCTGCGCCAGCCCCGTGATGCGTACCACCACGTCCTGCGGCGCGTAGTGTGGCGTGGGGCCGTAGGTCAGCACCGGAAAACGCACCGAGAGCGTCTGCCCCGGCGGAATCCGGCCATTCAGGTCGTCTTTCGGTTTCTTGAAGAATTTGCCGAGCATAAGCGCATTAGGCGATAAGTCGCCTGGCGGCGCGGCGGCCAAAGCACTTTTCAAGGAAAAGGTGAAGGAGCAGGAAATAGAGCTTCCACCTCCTTCAACCGCTCACTCCAGCGGCAGGCTGGTGGTGTATTTCTCCTGCTTCACCACGATGGTGCTGTCAGTGTTTCTGACGCCAGGAATGGCGGCCAGCACGTCCACCAGGAAGCTCTGGTAGGCATCGAGGTTCGGCACGCATACTTTCAGCAGGTAATCGGTGTCGCCCAGGCACAGGTAGCATTCCAGCACCTCGGGCCGCGAGCGCATCTTCTCGGCGAAGTCCTCGAAGCCCTGTTTGGTCTGCTTGTCCAGCGTGACGCGCACCATGACCATCAGGTCGCGGTTCACCAGTTTCGGGTCGAGCAGCGCCACGTAACGGTGAATGATGCCTTCCTCCTCCAGCCGCCGCACGCGCCGCAGGGTGGGGGCGGGCGTCAGGCCGATCTCGTCGGCCAGGTCGGTGTTGGGAATGCGGGCGTCGCGTTGCAGGATGGTCAGGATCTTGCGGTCGGTGGCGTCCAGGTGAACGGGGTTGGGCGGCTGCGGCATCATTGCCCTCAGAATACACCGCGCCGCGCAACGATGTTGCAGATCCCCCCTGCCATGCTGCCCCTTCAGGCAATCGGAGAGGCGTGTTCCTCTGCTAGCATTGCGCGAAAGAACAGAAAAGGCGTGGCCGAAGATCCTCAGGCGGCGCGCCCGAGGTGCACATATGAAAATCGGTCTTCCCAAGGAAATCAAAGTCAAAGAAAACCGCGTGGCCATGACGCCCGGTGGGGTCGCCACCCTGGTGCGCCGCGGGCATCAGGTCGTGGTGGAAAGAGGCGCCGGGGTGGGCAGCGGTCTGCCGGACGCCGACTACGAGCAGGCCGGGGCCACCCTGGGCAGCGCCGCCGACGCCTGGGCGCAGGACATGGTGGTGAAGGTCAAGGAACCCATCGCCAGCGAGTACCCCTACCTGCGTGACGACCTGCTGCTGTTCACCTACCTGCACCTGGCCGCCGACCGCCCGCTGACCGAAGCGCTGATGCAGTCCGGCACGACGGGCGTGGCCTACGAGACGGTGCAGCTCGACGACGGCAGCCTGCCCCTGTTAACGCCCATGAGCGAAGTGGCGGGCCGCCTGAGCGTGCAAGCTGGCGCCTACCACCTCCAGAAACCGGTGGGCGGACGCGGCGTGCTGCTGGGCGGCGTGCCCGGCGTGCAGCCCGGTCACGTGACCATCCTGGGCGGCGGTGTGGTGGGCACCAACGCCGCCAAGATGGCGATGGGCCTGGGCGCGAAAGTCACCATTCTGGACGTGTCGCAGCGCCGCCTGGCCTACCTGGACGACGTGTTCTTCGGCAAACTGAC
This DNA window, taken from Deinococcus fonticola, encodes the following:
- a CDS encoding alpha/beta fold hydrolase codes for the protein MKRLALTLLGLTSLTLARAAPTEPALQRVPVQRVLRPGLSVAGTPANLNVSITLRYGSKTPGTVLLLMPGYLGGAGSFDRLARQIVALDPKVAVWAVDRRSNLLEPQNRVRFASRAQLETLAREGLPVLPAEKVAYMKDWGLNVTLNDWRAAVQEARKLTPRVFIGGHSLGAALSGLYAAYDFGGQRGYDDVRGLVMLDGYPGLLSGNAVTPQEYQQGASNMIGPIPGIDNLASAPYVNTFFYGPQLASRAAAQARLAAQYPQAPAPPGAFLKWPATNLAAAMTTISQRYTFVPFLALTTGRATNVRETPNPLPRFLGGQDSQRIEGPQDPEELIGWQGDAQSLSEAQDFARRFWLPLSDATEWYFPQKLALDVAAARLSTTGTPYEQTLPVLYNAAVTLPLLGITAQNGVTTDQDFQQYAEGHIKDLTLHTLPGAAHLDMTYAKSDQVARWITEWLAKHP
- the ald gene encoding alanine dehydrogenase, yielding MKIGLPKEIKVKENRVAMTPGGVATLVRRGHQVVVERGAGVGSGLPDADYEQAGATLGSAADAWAQDMVVKVKEPIASEYPYLRDDLLLFTYLHLAADRPLTEALMQSGTTGVAYETVQLDDGSLPLLTPMSEVAGRLSVQAGAYHLQKPVGGRGVLLGGVPGVQPGHVTILGGGVVGTNAAKMAMGLGAKVTILDVSQRRLAYLDDVFFGKLTTMMSSEANLRDLLPDTDLLIGGVLIPGAKAPHLVTRDMLPLMPEGSVIVDVAVDQGGCVETIHATTHTDPTYVVDGIVHYGVANMPGAVPRTSTFALTNATFPYVLMLAEQGAGALEKNQALLLGLNTYRGKLTYAAVGEAFDLPSVEPRTALA
- a CDS encoding mismatch-specific DNA-glycosylase — its product is MTEAGRSGAPDLTGGGEYLVPDVLQAGLTLVLVGTAPSKISAARRAYYANPMNKFWRTLFDVGLTPRQLAPHEFPLLPGFGIGLTDVAKRHSGVDAALPGEAWRPDELRQKIIQYRPALVAFTSKRGASETLGQPTAKLPYGQQDFRLEGAEVWVLPSTSPLGHNHFQLGPWQALAGRFHQLRKIQQHQEIK
- a CDS encoding sulfite oxidase-like oxidoreductase; this encodes MLGKFFKKPKDDLNGRIPPGQTLSVRFPVLTYGPTPHYAPQDVVVRITGLAQPREFTWADLLALPQTTLTYDIHCVTHWSKLDTTWTGVRVTDLMAQVQVDPSATHVMQRSVGGYSTNLSLDDFTRPENLLAHTYEGEPLDPEHGGPLRLVVPHLYFWKSAKWLTELEFMGEDRPGFWEENGYHMRGDPFKEERYDDD
- a CDS encoding Lrp/AsnC family transcriptional regulator, whose amino-acid sequence is MMPQPPNPVHLDATDRKILTILQRDARIPNTDLADEIGLTPAPTLRRVRRLEEEGIIHRYVALLDPKLVNRDLMVMVRVTLDKQTKQGFEDFAEKMRSRPEVLECYLCLGDTDYLLKVCVPNLDAYQSFLVDVLAAIPGVRNTDSTIVVKQEKYTTSLPLE